The nucleotide sequence GAGGGAAAGCAAGCCTAGCAGAGGTACCCATTCCATTCCCAGCTTGCTCGGTAGCTGGTGATTGGAAGACACTCTGCAACAAGTGTGCAAGCCCTGGGCAGGAAAGCCGCCTTCCAGGGTTCTTCTTTGACGGGGTCTCCTTCTTTCTTAAAGGCATCATGGCCGCCCTCAGACCCCTCGTGAAGCCCAAGATCGTCAAAAAGAGGACCAAGAAGTTTATCCGGCACCAGTCAGACCGATATGTCAAAATTAAGGTATATGGTCCTGGGCTGGAAATGGGTGTTGGGGTGAAGAGAGGAGTTCCTAACAGGCTGTTGTGTTTCTGACATCACCTAGTTGGAGGATTATCTTTGACAGATGATCTGGTTTGTGGTGGGTGGAAGAGCTCTCCGTAGAAAGCCAGGTCTCCCTGAATGTGCCTTACTGGTACTCAGTCTCTCGATgtataaattgaaatttaaatggaAAGGGATGCTTGGCTGTTTCAGTGTGCTTGGAGGGCTTTGTATTTGAATCGTGTAGTTCAGGTGGCCTTATGACATCAGGAGAGGGAGATAATcctttttatagataagaaaagtCAGGTCTTAAGAAAAATGTCTAAACCCATGCTCTTCGTCTTACTATATACATAATCCCTTCACATCCATCAGTATCCCATTTCTCTGTTGCTTAGGAGTGTGAATAGGGGTCTAGGTTCCTAGGGGTTAAAGCCACAAGTTACTGTTTGTCcccccaaccaccaccaccaaaaaagcatataaagaaatagtgaaggccaggcgcggtggctcatgcctttaatcctagcactctgagaggctgaggcgggaggatcgcttgagctcaggagttcaagaccagcctgaacaaaagggagaccccatctctacagaaagaaagaaaaattagctggctgtcatcgtgcatacctgtagtctcagctactcggaggctgaggcaggaggatcacttgagcctgggagtttgaggttgctgtgagctatgatgatgtcactgcactctggCTGGGGTGACAGAAACAGACCctgtaaaaaaaaacaactcgAAATCGTGAAGTCCCATTACCCAAAGACAACTACTCTTTGGTATATTtgcatgttgtttttttttcccctccccgaAAGGAAGAACTGGCAGTCTGCACAGACACTAACCTACCTGTGTGTTACTTCTTTCAGCGTAACTGGCGGAAACCCAGAGGTATTGACAACAGGGTTCGGAGAAGATTCAAGGGCCAGATCTTGATGCCCAACATCGGTTATGGGagcaacaagaaaacaaagcacaTGCTGCCCAGTGGTTTCCGCAAGTTCCTGGTCCACAATGTCAAGGAGCTGGAAGTGTTGCTGATGTGCAACAAGTGAGTTGGGTCCCACCTCTGGGGTCGGGGGTCAGAAGTTTGTGAACGTTTCTGACTGGAATTCCAGATCCTCTGGGATGCTTTGGGGGTTGTACGGTTTCTGAGGAAATCTGAAGTTCTTGCAGGAGTTCAGAGAATGCTCGTTGGGGAATTCAGAATGTTTCCTTTGCTGGAGAGGGGAGAGGTTTTGTCCTCAAGTGTAGAGACCCAAGACAAAAAAGGACTTTGCTTGACACTGCAGTGTCTTTTTGGCAGTGGTTTCCAGGATGTTGCTTTATTTATGAGGGGGTAGGGGGAAGACCAAACATAGCCTCAGACCTTAAAGGGTACTTTATTCTCCACACTGGTAAGGGGTATGTCCAGAATGCCACGGAACAGAGGAGTTGCTACCTGACTCGGGCAGGAGGTCGTCAGAGCCCAGTGTGAACTAGGTGGAGAAAGGGAAGACTTGGCAGGCAGATGCTCACACAGAGGGGTAGCGATGGAAGAGCCTGTGGAGGGTTCACAGAGCATGAGTTCTAGGTGTTTCGAGCAAGTTAGACACTTGGTTACATTGTGTGTAAGAGACTCGGTGATCTCCTTTGGCTAAAACTAGGGCAGTGGAATGAAAAGACTTAAAAGATTTCTCGTGGGAAGTGAGTTAGACACTTGGTATGGGTCTGGATTGGAGGGAATGGTACTTTTTGGTTAAGTAGAGGGCAGtttattttcttcccctcctgGTAAATGGAAGCCAGAAAGCTGGATTTTCCTAAGAACATGGAGAGAGTGTGACTAGTaatgtttgtgtatgtgcatgttgATGAAGACCTTTTATTTACAGTGGGTTATAgacacaataaaaatgaacaaaaccagTATTCTGACTTTGTTGCCTTCCAAGACTGGAAATTTAATCAGGTGTTGAAACTGTGGAAACCTCTTTTAGAAGGGATGAATGTAGGGATGAATGGTGGGTGCCCAGACCACAGTAAGTTTTGGCAGTTCATGGGCAATTGAATTGGGAAAGGCAGATACAACTCAGTACCTGTCACGTAGCCACCATGATTAGTAATCATTTGTAGTGCACATGTTGCCAGttgccatatatttttagagcagCTTAGCGTTTTTAAGCTCCATAGAAGTACTCTGTATCTATGACCTTTGATCTACAGGTTCCAGTTTAGGGCATTTATCCTTAAAGAAttgaaaaggcaaggaaactatAAATCTGGTCATTGCAGCAATAACCAATTGGAAACAACTGAAAATGTAACTAGTGAATGGTGGAGTACCTGATGGACTGCTGTGTGTCCAAAGTGATTGGTGTGTAGCAGTATGGAAAATGGCCAAGTGGGCGGGTGCATTTAAAATGGTGGGTACACTCAGTCCTTACCAAATTAGCAGATAGTAAGGATGAGGGggttttgaaaaaggaaaacagatcGAAAAGTGTAATGCAACCTAAGTCTCAAAGAAACATTTTACAATATAGCTGCTTTGAATTTGAGTGGACttctatataaaacaaaaattctttgtcTAGATTTGCACACCTGTCTTGTTAAGGTTATTTTCCTACCGGTTCAAGAACTGTATGcccattgtctcatttaatcactCCATACAGTCCTCTCTGTGCTGGAGTTGCTTTAGGGGTGGAATGTCTGTTCTTAACCCACTGTTGGATGGCTTCATAAATCACCTCATTAGGCCAGTCAATTATCAAACTGGGGCATGGTTTAACTGCCTCTTTAAAGTTGCAAGGAATGAGTTAGAACACAACCTAGCGCACCAGTACTCAGGAAATAGGTGTTGCTTCTCTTGAATTGTATCCTCAGCAGTCAAGCTGGGAGCCCTTGGCTTGATTCAGACTGCTGGACTCTGGTCTTGGTCTCTCTGCAGAGAGTTGCAAAACTTTTCAGGGGcaaggccaaggcgagaggatcactcaaggtcaggagttcgagaccagcctgagcaagagcgagaccccgtctctactaaaaatatatagaaaaaaattagccgggcatggtggtgcatgcctgtagtcccagctactcgggaggctgaggcagaaggattgcttgaacccaggagtttgaggttgctgcgaactaggctgacaccatggcactctactcagggcaacagagcaagactgtgtctcaaaaaaaaaaaaaaaaagactgagggaGGAGGTCCTTTGAACCTGGAGTGTGGGCATGGCTTCACCCTGGCCCCTGTCCATTACTTGCTGTAACTTGGACATTCATGTCCTTgatgggccttggtttcctcatctgtaaaatggaggtaagaCCTGGATTacaaggctgctgtgaggattaaatgagaaggGACAAGGAGAGTGCTTTGTAAATGAAAGCCTTCTTGTCACTACCAGCGAACACCAGTGCCGTGGAATGGGGAGCTGGGGTTGTGGGGCGGTGCACTGCAGAAGTGACCCCAAACCATTGCCTCCCTGGCGGAATTTTCTCGGTGTGTTTTCAGGACTGTCTTGCTCCTTACCCACTCGCTTGATTCTCTTCCAGATCTTACTGTGCGGAGATTGCTCATAATGTTTCCTCCAAGAACCGCAAAGCCATTGTGGAAAGAGCAGCCCAGCTGGCCATCAGAGTCACCAATCCCAATGCCAGGCTGCGcagtgaagaaaatgaatagacaGTGCATGTGcacattttatttgtgtttgaataaaaccataaaaactgCCATCTggtgttttccttccttttagtcTTCAGATTCTTTACTAACTTTGACAGCTTGTCACAGAGATTGTTCTTTTGCCTGTTAAAACCCTTTGGAATCTTCCATTTGGGAGGGGTTTGTAAAGAACATTAGATCCTACAACAGGGAACATGGCCTCAGGCACCCAAAACTACTAGTCTTGGTTAGCTCCGtttggggctggggaagaggggaaAGACTTGGCCCTCACGCCAAGGTAGGTTCTGACACACTTGATTGAAGCAGCTTGTCGCTCCCAAGCAATAGGTGGTCTTATCCTCACTTTGTAAAGTTGGGTGAGTTATCCCACGTGGTTCTTGTGAGAATTGAGAAAATGTGCATGGAAACATCCAGATGAATTTATTATGCCCTTAAATTCTTACGGGATTCCTAAATAGCAAACTGTCCCAAAATATACAACAGGATAATGCACAAATTGCTCTTTTATATGATCTGCCTTGGTTATTGGAAGATTGCTCTTTCTCTTATATAATCCCTTTCCCAGTTTCTTCAGGCATAATTTTCCCAAGATGTGGGGTCTTTCTAACTGGTGATAATTAGGcctccaggctggccttgaattcctgggctcaagggatcctcctgcttcaccctcctgagtagctgggactacaggcacgtgccactatgcccagctgtttttttaagagagggtctcactatgttgcccaggctggagtacttCAAATTATCATGACTAAGTTCCCttttttgaactcctgacctcaagcaatcctcccgcctcggcctcccagaatgttaggattacaggcgtgagccactgcacccagccgtaAGTTCCCTTTTTAACTATAGCCCTAAACCTTAAGACAGTAACAACCTGAATTTAGCATCATCGTTTTAATTATAAGGTTGTGATTCTACTTTTCCATTAATGGTATTAAGTGGTAGTACAGGTCACAAGGGATGTGGTGTATGGTATTTGTTAGTAACAAGACTGAAGTGTTTACAGGATGTTTCTCCCTAACCATCCTGGTCAACCCAGCAGGAATGCTGTGCTGGCCACAGTAGCAAAACTGGGCGTGCTGGTCGCGACTGGACTTAAGTCTAGTCATTGCATCAGATAAACATCTTACAGGCTGTCTTGTTCAAAACCTAGTCTTTAATTGTGGAGTGAATTGGTCATTTTCAGGATTTCTTTAAATTGTCTTAGAGGTATATTGAAGATCGTGGTCTAGTTATTGGGGATAGGAATTATGTAGAGAAGATGGTAAATTTAGTATCTATTCTTTATTACCCTGGAATATCACAAAAAACCCTTTGGCCTGTCACTTGTATTTCTGTGTCTTCaatactaaaaactaaaaatgacatttgagacctttctcaggagaaaccaactgGTTAAGCCTGAGTGGTCACATAAAAGGTTTCATTTCCCAATTTACTAGTGTCTTTTCTGCTTTTAGATTTTAATATGCCTTATTTAACTCCATATATCCAAATTATCATTTTGAGATCTTAATATAAAAACtgagatgttttatatttttttctactcagTGTTTGAAATCCAGTGCAATTTTTATACATAATAATATATCTCAAGTGCTCAATTGCCATATATGGGCAGAGCACTTTTAGAtttattgtgttttctcttttacattccaatttactattaatagtatttcgAAATTAAACATTAGGTCCAAGCCTGTCCAGTTCCCTACCCCATCTGTTCTCCCTGCAAAAAAACCCCTTAACATCTTTCGAATTTCTGATTCATCACTGCCAATtagaaatgaaacttttttttttttttttttttttgacagtctcgctctgttgcccaggctagagtgccgtggcattagcctagctcacagcaaccttaaactactgggcttaagcaatcctcctgcctcagcttcccgagtagctgggactatagacatgtgccaccatgcccagctaattatttttctatatatatttttagctgtccagatcatttctttctatttttagtagagacgggggtctcgctcttgctcagggtggtcttgaactcctgagctcaaacggtcctcccgccttggcctcccagagtgttaggattacaggcgtgagccaccgcacccggccagaaatgaagcattttgatttttaaaatgtgcataacTCAAGTATCTGAGGCTTTTTGAGATGCCCAGCCAGGGCCCTAACTTCTGGCATTGCAGGGTCCAGATCAAACGCAGTGAAGAAATGGGAGTAGGGGTGGTGTCTGCTGCCTCCTAACCTCTCACAGCTGTCACAGCCTATCTCTAAGCACTAGTTTGTGAAGCAGGGACTCCCCTGTTTAAAGGAACCAGACTATGGAGGGGTACAGTGTGAAGAGTCACTGGGAAATTCTCCGTTTCTTTGGATGACTGTCCTGAGTTAAAGGGCCCAACTGTTGGCAGCCTCCCAGCTTGGGCTGGGGGCCTGTGAGTGTGGGTCCTGGGGGAAGGCACTGTAAGCCCTGACCAGGCGCAGGAGGGCCCCCAGTGAGATGACGGAAGGGCAAAAGTAGAAGCCTAAGGCCTGTGATGGTGGGAGAGTGAGGCCTCGGGCTTGGCCGGCTCCTTTTGGGGCCCACCTGGGCACTGGGGGAGGACTAGCTGAGCTCCATCGAGTCCATGCTGGGGGCTGAAGCAGAATCCTTCTGGATGCTTTCAAAGAGGGTGGCAAGTTCAGGGTTGGATCGGATTTGGGA is from Eulemur rufifrons isolate Redbay chromosome 10, OSU_ERuf_1, whole genome shotgun sequence and encodes:
- the RPL32 gene encoding large ribosomal subunit protein eL32; the protein is MAALRPLVKPKIVKKRTKKFIRHQSDRYVKIKRNWRKPRGIDNRVRRRFKGQILMPNIGYGSNKKTKHMLPSGFRKFLVHNVKELEVLLMCNKSYCAEIAHNVSSKNRKAIVERAAQLAIRVTNPNARLRSEENE